The proteins below are encoded in one region of Dryobates pubescens isolate bDryPub1 chromosome 27, bDryPub1.pri, whole genome shotgun sequence:
- the LOC104299985 gene encoding hyaluronidase PH-20 has protein sequence METLRQIQSFGICVTCTDLLASGMVFTMLLVSCCSSLNIRARPLVSNSPFLSIWNAPTELCTERTGVQLDMNFFSLIGSTLKTSIGQNITLFYPDRLGYYPYKNELTGEAFNGGLPQHSLLDNHLKKAKEDIQFYIPSDEQVGLAVIDWENWRPVWIRNWGSKDIYRQESIELVQQRDLSLSEAEAKTIAKMEFEAAAKSIMLESLKLGIKMKPNRLWGYYLYPDCYNYDYKQNPHNYTGTCLDIEIERNNELNWLWEKSTALYPSVYLETALRSSRNAQLFVRNRVQEAIRISRVSNSTHPLPVFVYTRPVFTDVNEEYLSQDDLVNTIGESAALGASGIVIWGDMNLTQSKNTCRTLDNYLRKTLTPYLINVTMAARICSQVLCQDSGACARKKWNSSDYLHLNPKNIVIQMTKDGKYTLQGQPAFQDLQTFIEKFDCHCYAGHSCEPTADINDIHYLHACISKDICLQISSNSLPNVEASDEKILSNRTVFSFTPQSEVILSTHPETDDLQSTFGNNILNKTTAEYNTVTAASRYDLEANDTRTFSSSSSCKIQMFSLFCLILILRSLTEMIH, from the exons ATGGAAACTCTAAGACAAATACAAAGCTTTGGAATCTGTGTTACTTGTACGGATCTGTTAGCATCTGGTATGGTGTTCACCATGCTCCTAGTTTCTTGTTGCTCATCTCTGAACATAAGAGCTCGTCCACTTGTTTCTAATTCACCTTTCCTTTCTATATGGAATGCTCCTACAGAACTTTGTACTGAAAGGACTGGAGTGCAGCTGGAcatgaattttttttctctcattggAAGCACCCTGAAGACATCCATTGGGCAAAATATCACTCTCTTCTATCCAGACAGGCTTGGCTACTATCCTTACAAAAATGAACTCACAGGAGAGGCATTCAATGGAGGACTCCCTCAGCATTCACTGCTGGACAATCATTTAAAGAAAGCCAAAGAAGACATTCAGTTCTATATTCCTTCAGATGAACAGGTTGGATTGGCTGTCATTGACTGGGAAAACTGGAGACCTGTGTGGATAAGGAACTGGGGATCAAAAGACATTTATAGACAGGAATCCATTGAACTGGTTCAGCAGAGAGACCTCAGTCTATCAGAAGCTGAAGCCAAGACTATAGCAAAAATGGAATTTGAAGCTGCAGCAAAATCCATTATGCTGGAATCTTTAAAGCTGGGCATAAAAATGAAGCCAAATCGTCTGTGGGGTTATTACCTTTATCCAGACTGTTACAACTATGattacaaacaaaacccacataaCTATACCGGAACCTGTTTAGATATTGAAATAGAAAGAAATAATGAGCTTAATTGGTTGTGGGAGAAAAGCACAGCACTTTATCCATCTGTCTATCTAGAGACTGCCTTAAGATCTTCCAGAAATGCCCAGCTCTTTGTTCGCAACAGAGTTCAAGAAGCCATTAGAATTTCAAGGGTCTCTAATTCTACTCATCCCCTTCCAGTTTTTGTATATACACGCCCAGTATTCACAGATGTCAATGAGGAATATCTCTCCCAG GATGACCTGGTAAATACCATTGGAGAATCTGCTGCACTGGGTGCTTCTGGAATTGTGATCTGGGGTGATATGAATTTAACACAAAGTAAG AATACCTGTAGAACTCTGGACAACTATCTCAGGAAGACTCTGACCCCATATCTCATCAATGTCACGATGGCAGCCAGAATCTGTAGCCAAGTGTTATGCCAAGACTCTGGTGCTTGTGCACGGAAAAAGTGGAATTCCAGTGACTACCTTCACTTGAACCCTAAGAATATTGTCATTCAAATGACAAAGGATGGAAAATACACCCTACAAGGGCAACCAGCATTTCAGGATCTGCAAACATTCATAGAAAAATTTGATTGCCACTGTTATGCAGGACACAGTTGTGAACCTACAGCTGATATAAATGACATCCATTACCTCCATGCTTGCATTTCAAAAGATATTTGCCTTCAGATATCTTCAAATTCACTTCCTAATGTAGAAGCCTCTGATGAAAAGATCCTGTCTAACAGAACTGTATTTTCATTTACCCCTCAGAGTGAGGTGATATTATCCACACATCCTGAAACAGATGATTTGCAATCCACCTTTGGAAATAACATACTCAATAAAACAACTGCAGAATATAACACTGTCACAGCTGCCTCTAGATATGATTTAGAAGCAAACGATACTCGTACGTTCAGTAGTTCTTCATCCTGTAAGATACAGATGTTTAGtctgttttgtttaattttaattttgagATCCTTAACAGAAATGATTCACTAA